The Polaribacter tangerinus genome has a segment encoding these proteins:
- a CDS encoding tyrosine-type recombinase/integrase, with the protein MDTYTFFMADFINFYRDKELQNISDRDVEVFIEDVFIRRSYSISTQRQFTSALKLFLSYCPEIKINPVVLTRPKRSKKLPNILSAEEVISILQVTKNLKHRAIIALLYSSGLRVGEITNLKLSEIDIERNLVKVVSGKGRKDRFVVLAKSFLPLLNNYLLSYKPNFYFIEGLAGKKYSESSIRKFLSKNVALAGITKNVSPHTLRHSYATHLLENGVGIRHIQELLGHSRPETTMIYTHVAKKDLLEIQSPLDSILLSLEQNRKEKQKFLLSGNRKL; encoded by the coding sequence ATAGATACGTATACTTTTTTTATGGCTGATTTTATTAATTTTTACAGAGATAAAGAACTACAAAATATTAGTGATAGAGATGTAGAAGTTTTTATTGAAGACGTTTTTATTCGAAGAAGTTATTCCATTAGTACACAAAGACAATTTACAAGTGCCCTGAAACTTTTTTTGAGTTATTGCCCAGAAATAAAGATTAATCCGGTTGTGTTAACACGTCCTAAAAGATCTAAAAAGTTACCTAATATATTGTCGGCCGAAGAAGTAATATCTATTTTACAGGTTACAAAAAACTTAAAACACCGTGCCATTATAGCTCTTTTATATTCATCTGGGTTGCGTGTTGGAGAAATAACAAATTTAAAATTAAGTGAAATAGATATAGAAAGAAATTTAGTAAAAGTAGTATCTGGCAAAGGTAGAAAAGATAGGTTTGTGGTCTTAGCAAAATCATTTTTACCACTCCTAAATAATTATTTATTAAGCTACAAACCAAATTTTTATTTCATTGAAGGGTTGGCTGGAAAAAAATATTCTGAGAGTAGCATTCGAAAATTTTTAAGTAAAAATGTTGCTCTTGCAGGAATTACAAAAAATGTATCACCCCATACATTACGGCATAGTTATGCTACCCATTTATTAGAAAACGGAGTTGGAATAAGACATATACAAGAGCTTTTAGGTCATTCGAGACCTGAGACAACAATGATATACACCCATGTTGCTAAAAAAGATTTATTAGAAATTCAGAGTCCTTTAGATTCAATTTTATTATCTTTAGAGCAAAACCGTAAAGAAAAACAAAAGTTCCTGTTATCCGGTAACAGAAAACTATAA